The DNA region GGGTAAAGATCCTAAGAAATTTATTCAGATCGATATTCAGTCAAACGAAGTGGACAGTAACGTACAAATCGATGCCCCATTGATTGGCGATATTGGCTCTGTTGTTGGCGAACTCTTAAAGGGGATTGCTGTAGTTCCAAAGCCTTCTGCCGAGTGGATCAGCGCGATCAACGAGAAAAAAGATAAGAACATGGCGAAGATGGCTGAAACATTGGCCAAAGAAGCTTCACCAATGAACTTCCATGGTGCTTTGCGTGCCATTCGTGATGTGATCAAGCTAAACCCAGATGTGAACTTGGTAAACGAAGGTGCAAACACACTCGACTATTGCCGCGCAATCGTGGATATGTATAAGCCACGTAAACGTTTTGACTCTGGTACCTGGGGCATTATGGGTATCGGTATGGGCTATGCCATTGGAGCTGCTGTAACGAGCGGCTTGCCTACGGTTGCGGTTGAAGGCGATAGCGCATTTGGCTTTAGCGGTATGGAGTTAGAAACTATTTGTCGCTACAACCTGCCAATCACTACAGTGGTGTTCAACAATAATGGTGTTTACCGCGGTACTGACGTGAATCCTACTGGTGGTGCTGATGTTGCGCCAACAGTATTCGTGAAAAATGCCCGTTACGACAAAATGATTGAGGCATTTGGTGGTGTTGGTTACTACGTAACTACCCCAGCGGAGTTAGAAGCTGCATTGACTAAAGCGATTGCTGAAGGCAAGCCTGCATTGATTAATGCTGTAATTGATGAAACTGCTGGAACAGAGAGTGGACGTTTAACTAACTTGAATCCATCTACTGCTGCCGTTAAGCATTAATTCAAAGTTAATTGGTAATCAAGACGTAATATTTTTGAACTAAATTTAGTAACAAATAAGCAATACTTTAAGGAGAATCAAACATGACTAAACCATTAGACGGTATTCGCATCATCGATTTCACACACGTACAAGCTGGTCCTGCATGTACTCAGTTGTTGGCTTGGTACGGCGCTGACGTGATTAAAGTTGAGCGTCCAGGCTCTGGCGACGTCACTCGTAGCCAGTTGCGCGATATTCCAGGTGCAGATGCTTTGTACTTCACGATGTTGAACGGTAATAAGCGTTCATTGACTTTAGACACTAAGACTCAAGAAGGTAAAGAAGTTTTAGAGAAGATGATCAAGACTTCTGACGTCATGGTTGAGAACTTCGGTCCAGGTGCTTTGGACCGCATGGGTTTTAGCTGGGCGCGTATTCAGGAATTGAATCCAAAGATGATCATGGCTTCTGTAAAAGGCTTTAGCGATGGTCACTCATACGAAGACTTAAAGGTATATGAGAACGTTGCTCAGTGTGCTGGTGGTGCCGCTTCTACAACTGGTTTCTGGGATGGTCCTCCAACAGTTTCTGCTGCCGCTTTGGGCGATAGCAATACTGGTATGCACTTGGCCATTGGTATTTTGACTGCATTGATGCAGCGTCAAAAAACTGGTAAAGGTCAAAAAGTATCTTGCTCAATGCAAGATGCCGTATTGAACTTGTGCCGCGTGAAGTTGCGCGACCAACAGCGTTTGGACAAAATTGGTTACCTCGAAGAGTACCCACAGTACCCACACGGTACATTCTCTGACGTAGTTCCACGTGGCGGTAACGCTGGTGGTGGCGGTCAGCCAGGTTGGGTATTGAAGTGTAAGGGTTGGGAAACAGATCCAAACGCCTACATTTATTTCACAATTCAAGGTCATGCATGGGAGCCAATCACTCGTGCGATCGGTAAGCCAGAGTGGGCAACTGATCCAGCGTACATGACTGCTGAAGCACGTCAAGATAAGATTTTTGATATCTTCGCAACAATCGAAGAGTGGCTTAAGGACAAGACTAAGTACGAAGCTGTGGACATCCTCCGTAAGTTCGACATTCCTTGCGCACCAGTGCTGTCAATGAAAGAATTAGCCAACTCACCTGACTTGCGTAAGAGTGGCTCTATCGTTGAAGTGGATCACAAGGTACGCGGTAAGTACTTGACTATCGGTAGCCCAATCAAGTTTTCAGATTTGGAAATCGAAGTAGGTCCATCACCAGTATTGGGTGAGCATACGAATGAAGTGTTGACTGACCTCGGCTATAGCGCCGATGACATCGCTAAGTTGCATGCAGCAAAAGCAGTTTAATAACGATTAGCAGTATTTTTTTAGCTTGAAAGGCGCTCCTGGTGGGCGCCTTTTTTATTCATTATCGGCAACAAAGAGCTCTTGCTCGATCTTAAAAAAGCCCTCAGTCTGTAGCCAAATGGCTATTCTCGGGCATTAAAAGCGAGGATGCCCAATAAATAGGCATCCCGTAATGCACCATAATCCGGCGCTGGTAAAATTGTTTCAATTCAAAATTTTATTCTTATTAGGGCTTCAATCATGGCAAAAGCATTAGAAGGAGTCAAGGTTCTTGACTTCACGCACGTTCAATCTGGACCTACCTGCACTCAGCTGCTCGCTTGGTTTGGTGCTGATGTAATCAAAGTAGAAAAATCTGGTGAGGGTGATGCTACCCGTGGTCAATTGCGCGACATCCCGGATGCGGATAGTTTGTATTTCACAATGCTGAACCATAACAAGCGTTCAATCACTGTGAATACTAAAACTCTTAAGGGTAAAGAAATTCTAGAACGCCTGATTAAAGAGTGTGATGTGCTAGTTGAGAACTTTGCTCCTGGCGCATTAGATCGCATGGGTTTTTCTTGGGCGCGCATTCAGGAACTCAATCCAATGATGATCATGGCCTCAGTAAAAGGTTTTGGTCCTGGCCCTTACGAAGATTGCAAAGTGTATGAGAACGTAGCGCAGTGTGCTGGTGGTTCAGCATCTACTACCGGTTTTGATGATGGTCCTCCAATGGTGACTGGCGCGCAGATTGGCGATAGCGGTACGGGATTACATTTGGCTCTAGGTATCGTTACGGCTTTATATCAGCGCACACACTCTGGCCGTGGTCAAAAAGTATTGGCAGCGATGCAAGATGCTGTATTGAATTTATGTCGCGTGAAGTTGCGTGATCAACAGCGCTTAGAGCGTAACGGCTTGATGCAAGAGTACCCACAGTTTCCCAATGGAGAGTTTGGTGATGCTGTGCCCCGCGCTGGTAATGCCTCTGGTGGCGGTCAACCAGGCTGGATTGTGAAATGCAAAGGCTGGGAAACGGATCCAAACTCTTATATGTATGTCATCGTGCAAGCTCCAGTTTGGGAGGCAGTATGTAAAGTGATCGGTCGTGAAGATTGGATTACGGATGTGCGTTTTGCATCACCAATGGCTCGCTTGCCACACTTGATGGAAATTTTCGGTGAAATTGAGAAATGGACAATGACTAAGACTAAGTTTGAAGTCATG from Polynucleobacter sp. AP-Elch-400A-B2 includes:
- the frc gene encoding formyl-CoA transferase, whose product is MTKPLDGIRIIDFTHVQAGPACTQLLAWYGADVIKVERPGSGDVTRSQLRDIPGADALYFTMLNGNKRSLTLDTKTQEGKEVLEKMIKTSDVMVENFGPGALDRMGFSWARIQELNPKMIMASVKGFSDGHSYEDLKVYENVAQCAGGAASTTGFWDGPPTVSAAALGDSNTGMHLAIGILTALMQRQKTGKGQKVSCSMQDAVLNLCRVKLRDQQRLDKIGYLEEYPQYPHGTFSDVVPRGGNAGGGGQPGWVLKCKGWETDPNAYIYFTIQGHAWEPITRAIGKPEWATDPAYMTAEARQDKIFDIFATIEEWLKDKTKYEAVDILRKFDIPCAPVLSMKELANSPDLRKSGSIVEVDHKVRGKYLTIGSPIKFSDLEIEVGPSPVLGEHTNEVLTDLGYSADDIAKLHAAKAV
- the frc gene encoding formyl-CoA transferase; protein product: MAKALEGVKVLDFTHVQSGPTCTQLLAWFGADVIKVEKSGEGDATRGQLRDIPDADSLYFTMLNHNKRSITVNTKTLKGKEILERLIKECDVLVENFAPGALDRMGFSWARIQELNPMMIMASVKGFGPGPYEDCKVYENVAQCAGGSASTTGFDDGPPMVTGAQIGDSGTGLHLALGIVTALYQRTHSGRGQKVLAAMQDAVLNLCRVKLRDQQRLERNGLMQEYPQFPNGEFGDAVPRAGNASGGGQPGWIVKCKGWETDPNSYMYVIVQAPVWEAVCKVIGREDWITDVRFASPMARLPHLMEIFGEIEKWTMTKTKFEVMDILNKYDIPCGPILSMKEIAEEPALRATGTVVEVDHPIRGKYLTVGNPIKMSDSPTDVTRSPLLGEHTDEILSELGYSTDELIALRHDKVI